A stretch of the Teredinibacter haidensis genome encodes the following:
- a CDS encoding AfsA-related hotdog domain-containing protein encodes MEIQDIWIVVGDRFYNYNNISSCILYSDWKDLVKSGETHAGTCLFVPGQGLSPIQIDNIYRQSPFFESSPPPIATQKQTHKHISDNILITEPIKTGENTYSSKLVLQENNEFILDHTTGYHIRGMIFLEVTRQMSTSVVDLLFNDSNSYYVMHNIYAEYLNFSFPIETFIELTIEHKETENREKYFNVTVDFYQNSTKVVTSGGRFTASKKSELCKKEARLAQITTNKFCRLMKKKLKEEQNSEEILREEIA; translated from the coding sequence ATGGAAATACAGGACATATGGATCGTTGTGGGTGACCGGTTCTACAACTATAACAACATCTCTTCGTGTATCCTTTATAGCGACTGGAAGGATTTGGTAAAATCAGGCGAAACACATGCCGGCACCTGCCTATTCGTTCCAGGCCAAGGCCTAAGCCCCATTCAAATCGACAATATTTACAGGCAGTCTCCTTTTTTTGAAAGCTCCCCTCCCCCTATTGCCACACAAAAGCAAACACACAAGCATATTTCCGATAATATTCTTATAACAGAACCGATAAAAACTGGAGAGAACACCTATTCCTCCAAGCTTGTACTACAGGAAAATAATGAGTTCATTCTCGACCATACTACCGGCTACCATATTCGAGGTATGATTTTCCTGGAGGTAACACGCCAAATGTCGACCTCAGTAGTAGATTTACTCTTCAACGACTCTAATAGCTATTATGTTATGCACAATATTTACGCTGAATATCTCAATTTCTCGTTTCCGATTGAGACGTTCATAGAGCTGACAATCGAGCATAAAGAAACTGAAAATCGTGAAAAATATTTCAATGTAACTGTCGATTTTTATCAAAACTCAACAAAAGTTGTTACATCGGGTGGTCGTTTCACGGCTTCGAAAAAATCAGAACTCTGTAAAAAGGAGGCTCGACTTGCGCAAATAACGACGAATAAATTTTGTCGGCTAATGAAGAAGAAACTCAAGGAAGAACAAAATAGTGAAGAAATTCTAAGAGAAGAAATTGCATGA
- the nrdD gene encoding anaerobic ribonucleoside-triphosphate reductase — protein sequence MNNKVELKPEERVRCEVWTRVMGYHRPVSAWNAGKQAEHQQRRFFTVDKKPHAES from the coding sequence ATGAACAATAAAGTCGAGTTAAAACCAGAAGAGCGTGTGCGCTGCGAAGTCTGGACCCGAGTAATGGGCTACCATCGCCCTGTGTCAGCCTGGAATGCGGGCAAGCAGGCGGAGCATCAGCAGCGTCGTTTTTTTACCGTAGATAAAAAGCCGCATGCCGAGAGCTAA
- a CDS encoding ribonucleoside triphosphate reductase yields the protein MSSNVASANSLFSQMPEAVRKRDGSRAVFERDKIEQAIAKAGLATNELDGAEASLMTSQVLKVIGHLQVREVDIERVQDIVEQALISANHLKTARAFIVYREQHQRLRKDKQTLVDVSSAVNEYLDRLDWRVAANANQGYSLGGLILNTSGKIIANYWLNHVYPPQIGEAHRKGDLHIHDLDMLSGYCAGWSLRTLLHEGLNGVPGQVEAAPPQHMSSAVGQIVNFLGTLQNEWAGAQAFSSFDTYMAPFVRKDQLSYTEVRQHIQELVYNLNVPSRWGTQTPFTNLTFDWVCPDDLKQQNPVIGTETMPFCYGELQCEMDMINRAYIEVMSEGDANGRVFTFPIPTYNITREFPWHSENAERLFAMTAKYGLPYFQNFLNSELEPNMVRSMCCRLQLDLRELLKRGNGLFGSAEQTGSLGVVTINCARLGYLHKGNEAGLIEALDRLLDLGRDSLELKRKVIQRHIDAGLFPYTKRYLGSLRNHFSTLGINGVNEMIRNFSEDQWHIATPDGKALALRLLDHVRLRMTQFQEETGHLYNLEATPAEGTTYRFAREDKKRFKDILQAGTEDSPYYTNSSQLPVDFTQDPFDALERQQELQSKYTGGTVLHLYLGEPLASADACRRLVKRALSNFRLPYITVTPTFSICPKHGYLAGEHEYCPRCDQDILQQKSKEISDEQ from the coding sequence ATGTCTAGTAACGTGGCGTCAGCCAATTCATTGTTTTCTCAAATGCCAGAAGCCGTGCGTAAACGCGACGGCAGTCGCGCTGTTTTTGAGCGCGACAAAATCGAGCAGGCCATCGCTAAAGCTGGGCTTGCGACGAATGAGTTGGACGGAGCAGAAGCCAGTCTAATGACGTCGCAGGTACTGAAAGTTATCGGTCATTTGCAAGTACGTGAAGTGGATATAGAGCGCGTACAAGACATTGTCGAACAGGCCTTGATCAGTGCCAATCACTTAAAAACAGCGCGGGCGTTTATTGTCTATCGCGAACAGCATCAGCGCTTGCGAAAGGATAAGCAAACCTTGGTGGATGTGTCCTCAGCTGTTAACGAATATCTCGATAGGCTCGATTGGCGGGTTGCTGCGAATGCCAATCAGGGGTATTCGCTGGGCGGATTGATCCTTAACACCTCTGGAAAAATTATCGCCAACTACTGGCTTAATCATGTGTATCCGCCCCAAATAGGCGAGGCTCACCGCAAGGGCGACTTGCATATTCACGATTTGGATATGCTCAGCGGTTATTGCGCGGGCTGGTCACTGCGCACGCTGTTACACGAGGGCTTGAACGGTGTGCCCGGTCAGGTAGAGGCAGCGCCACCGCAACATATGTCGAGCGCCGTGGGCCAGATCGTGAATTTTCTGGGAACCCTGCAGAACGAATGGGCCGGTGCCCAGGCCTTCAGTTCTTTCGATACCTATATGGCGCCATTTGTGCGCAAAGATCAGTTGAGTTATACCGAAGTTCGCCAGCACATTCAGGAGTTGGTTTACAACCTGAATGTGCCCTCGCGCTGGGGTACGCAAACCCCTTTTACCAACCTTACGTTCGATTGGGTGTGCCCGGACGATCTTAAACAGCAGAACCCTGTTATCGGCACCGAGACCATGCCATTTTGCTACGGCGAGCTGCAGTGTGAAATGGATATGATCAACCGCGCGTATATCGAGGTTATGTCCGAGGGCGACGCCAATGGCCGCGTGTTTACCTTCCCTATCCCCACGTACAACATCACTCGTGAATTTCCCTGGCACTCAGAGAATGCCGAGCGCCTGTTTGCCATGACAGCCAAATACGGCCTGCCGTATTTCCAAAATTTTCTCAATTCCGAGCTGGAGCCCAATATGGTTCGCTCCATGTGCTGCCGGCTGCAGCTGGATTTAAGGGAGCTGTTAAAGCGGGGTAATGGCCTCTTTGGCTCTGCCGAGCAAACGGGCTCTCTGGGTGTGGTAACTATCAATTGCGCGCGCCTGGGTTACCTGCACAAAGGTAATGAGGCTGGGTTGATAGAGGCCTTGGATCGGTTGCTGGACCTGGGGCGGGACAGCCTAGAGCTTAAGCGCAAAGTGATACAGCGGCATATCGACGCGGGCTTATTTCCTTATACCAAGCGTTATTTGGGCTCGCTGCGCAACCATTTCTCCACCCTGGGTATAAATGGTGTCAATGAGATGATTCGCAATTTTTCCGAAGATCAATGGCATATTGCCACTCCCGACGGCAAAGCACTGGCGCTGCGGCTGCTCGACCATGTGCGTTTGCGTATGACACAGTTTCAGGAAGAAACCGGGCATCTATACAACCTGGAAGCGACACCGGCGGAAGGCACGACCTATCGTTTTGCGCGGGAAGATAAAAAGCGCTTTAAGGATATCCTGCAGGCAGGTACGGAGGATAGTCCGTACTACACCAATTCCTCCCAGTTACCGGTGGATTTCACCCAGGATCCCTTCGACGCGCTGGAGCGTCAGCAGGAATTGCAAAGTAAGTACACGGGTGGAACGGTTTTACATCTCTATCTGGGCGAGCCTCTGGCAAGCGCAGATGCCTGTCGCCGGCTTGTTAAGCGCGCGCTCAGCAATTTTCGCCTGCCTTACATCACGGTAACACCAACGTTTTCCATTTGTCCCAAGCACGGCTATTTAGCTGGTGAGCATGAATACTGCCCGCGCTGTGATCAGGACATTCTGCAACAAAAATCGAAGGAGATTAGCGATGAACAATAA
- a CDS encoding tetrathionate reductase family octaheme c-type cytochrome has translation MWKTRLKSLWLPISIFAIITIPLLVLLPDHELPTADPSSFLPQRIPHVDHTALMKGPYDTPQQVTARCLECHDKSDDQVMRSSHWTWEHEPVLVPGRTERVKGGKKNVINNFCIGVAGNWEGCTGCHAGYGWKDDSFDFSDNRNVDCLVCHEQTGTYVKGKAGLPVDGVDLLASAKSVAFPSRSNCGSCHFGGGGGDAVKHGDLDSSLYFPSDDVDIHMGKHDMVCTDCHRTESHKISGRALSVSMDNTAQVSCIDCHSETLHQDQRINQHTSTVACQTCHIPEVATRSATKTHWDWSQAGDNEREENEGYKKIKGEFKYANNLKPEYLWFSGTAQRHLYGDKINRDGATDLNYPNGDINNPHAKIFPFKVHSAKQIYDKQYQHLLQPKTYGETGYWKTFDWDSAVQQGSDITGLAYSGEFGFTETLMYWPQTHMVQAASRALQCRDCHNETANDKAGRLNWKALGYAGDPIRWGSRKLTADMQGSEK, from the coding sequence ATGTGGAAGACACGATTAAAATCACTCTGGCTGCCCATCAGCATCTTTGCCATTATTACCATACCGTTATTGGTGTTGCTGCCCGATCATGAGCTGCCTACGGCCGACCCATCCAGTTTCCTCCCCCAACGTATTCCCCACGTAGACCATACAGCGCTAATGAAAGGCCCATACGATACGCCACAGCAGGTAACCGCCCGCTGCCTGGAGTGCCATGATAAAAGCGACGATCAGGTGATGCGCTCCTCCCACTGGACTTGGGAGCATGAGCCCGTTCTTGTGCCCGGTCGTACCGAGCGAGTGAAAGGAGGAAAGAAGAACGTCATTAACAACTTTTGCATAGGCGTTGCCGGAAACTGGGAGGGCTGCACAGGCTGCCATGCTGGCTACGGCTGGAAAGATGACAGCTTTGATTTTTCTGACAACCGCAATGTCGACTGCCTTGTCTGCCACGAGCAAACGGGCACTTATGTGAAAGGCAAGGCGGGATTACCAGTAGACGGAGTGGACCTACTCGCTTCAGCGAAGAGCGTCGCATTCCCCAGCCGCAGCAACTGCGGTAGTTGCCACTTCGGCGGAGGTGGTGGAGATGCCGTGAAGCATGGCGACCTGGACTCCAGCCTCTACTTTCCCTCCGATGATGTCGATATACATATGGGCAAGCACGATATGGTTTGTACCGATTGCCATAGAACCGAAAGCCATAAGATATCCGGTCGCGCCTTAAGTGTAAGCATGGATAATACCGCTCAGGTGAGCTGTATCGATTGCCACAGTGAAACCCTCCACCAAGATCAGCGTATCAATCAGCACACAAGCACCGTCGCCTGCCAGACTTGTCACATACCAGAAGTAGCCACGCGCAGCGCCACTAAAACCCATTGGGACTGGAGCCAGGCTGGTGACAATGAGCGGGAAGAGAATGAGGGATACAAAAAGATCAAAGGTGAATTTAAATATGCGAATAACTTAAAACCCGAATACCTCTGGTTTAGCGGTACAGCTCAACGCCATTTATACGGAGACAAGATTAACCGTGACGGAGCAACCGATTTAAATTATCCCAATGGGGATATTAATAATCCCCACGCTAAAATTTTCCCGTTTAAGGTTCACAGCGCAAAGCAAATTTACGATAAACAATATCAGCACTTGCTGCAGCCGAAAACCTATGGCGAGACCGGCTATTGGAAAACATTCGACTGGGACAGCGCCGTACAGCAGGGGTCAGACATAACCGGGCTTGCCTATAGTGGTGAGTTTGGCTTTACCGAAACCTTAATGTACTGGCCACAAACGCATATGGTGCAAGCCGCCAGCAGAGCCTTGCAATGTCGCGACTGCCACAACGAAACAGCCAACGATAAAGCAGGCAGATTAAACTGGAAAGCTCTTGGCTACGCCGGTGACCCGATTCGCTGGGGATCCCGTAAGTTAACTGCAGATATGCAGGGTAGTGAAAAATGA
- a CDS encoding TetR family transcriptional regulator, whose protein sequence is MTFRRARSEDCKKIRITEILSAAESVIAEQRFERCNLNDIAAAVGMSKPALYRYFRVKELIFLEIYRRELSELIPLLIKAFTPPSSEAITKVFVSRPIFCRLSGILTTVLEQPLTLEEAIDFKSEVAILMQPLVKTVAIELSLTPQNAIQCILQLFSSLIGAWHLSNPSALMAKAYEIPELSVFNMKFYDSLYWHIEALLKGYVD, encoded by the coding sequence GTGACGTTTCGGCGAGCGCGATCTGAAGATTGTAAAAAAATCCGGATTACTGAAATCCTTTCGGCGGCTGAAAGTGTTATCGCAGAACAGCGCTTTGAGCGCTGCAACCTCAACGACATTGCTGCCGCTGTTGGCATGAGTAAACCGGCACTCTATCGATATTTCCGCGTCAAAGAACTTATATTTTTGGAAATCTATCGCAGGGAGTTATCCGAACTAATTCCATTACTGATTAAAGCTTTTACACCGCCATCATCAGAGGCCATTACCAAGGTATTTGTTAGCCGACCCATATTTTGTCGTTTGAGCGGCATACTCACAACTGTACTCGAGCAACCACTTACGCTCGAAGAGGCCATTGACTTTAAAAGTGAAGTGGCAATATTAATGCAACCGCTCGTAAAAACGGTAGCCATAGAATTGTCGTTAACGCCCCAAAACGCGATCCAATGTATATTACAACTTTTTTCTTCCCTAATCGGCGCCTGGCACTTAAGTAACCCAAGCGCATTAATGGCAAAGGCCTACGAAATACCCGAACTTAGCGTATTTAACATGAAATTTTATGATTCGCTGTACTGGCATATTGAAGCCTTGCTTAAAGGCTATGTCGATTGA
- a CDS encoding NAD-dependent epimerase/dehydratase family protein has protein sequence MKKILVTGATGHLGLNLVSKLLDKGYQVIAVVRNFSKAKALGLDKSKAEIRIADLTKLDEAESVMQGADIVFQAAANFSHWSEDPEHDIILANNRITDNVLIACKHNAVERVIYVGSTGALGRSNERVVGPNEWIENTHGNPYFESKKQSEQLAWAKAKKLGINMVSVLPGAMLGGSFTHSTPTSRFIESIRDGKVPFNLNFELNIVDVNDVCDAMINAIDKAKIGNRYILANPAGISLIQINKFFQKYNPDLTPPINSGRLILMVVASIAEFIGFIIKTEPQLLRSQVKFYYNSKESYDISKSINDLDFSPRSSIDCLNNENVILRPQEVTC, from the coding sequence ATGAAAAAGATACTGGTTACCGGTGCTACCGGGCATCTTGGGCTTAATTTAGTATCAAAATTGCTAGACAAAGGCTACCAAGTAATAGCGGTTGTTCGAAATTTCAGTAAAGCTAAAGCGTTAGGACTAGATAAAAGCAAAGCCGAAATACGCATAGCTGATCTTACCAAGCTAGATGAAGCCGAAAGCGTAATGCAGGGTGCTGACATCGTATTCCAAGCGGCAGCAAACTTTTCACATTGGAGTGAAGACCCTGAACACGATATTATTTTAGCTAACAACCGTATCACAGATAATGTATTAATCGCTTGCAAGCACAACGCAGTCGAACGCGTGATTTACGTTGGTTCGACAGGAGCGCTAGGGCGAAGTAACGAGCGCGTTGTAGGGCCCAATGAGTGGATAGAAAACACTCACGGAAACCCGTACTTTGAATCGAAGAAACAATCTGAACAACTCGCGTGGGCTAAAGCAAAAAAGCTGGGAATTAATATGGTGTCTGTATTGCCCGGTGCCATGCTCGGTGGATCGTTTACGCATTCAACACCAACAAGCCGCTTTATCGAATCGATTAGGGATGGGAAAGTTCCATTTAACCTAAACTTTGAACTCAATATTGTAGATGTCAATGACGTTTGCGACGCAATGATAAATGCTATAGATAAAGCAAAAATCGGAAATCGATATATTTTGGCCAATCCCGCAGGTATTAGCCTTATCCAAATCAACAAATTTTTCCAAAAGTATAACCCAGACCTGACCCCGCCCATAAATTCTGGTCGATTAATATTGATGGTCGTCGCATCCATCGCAGAATTTATAGGTTTTATTATTAAAACAGAGCCACAGCTGCTAAGGAGCCAAGTTAAGTTCTACTACAACAGTAAAGAATCGTACGATATATCAAAATCTATCAACGATCTAGACTTCTCACCAAGATCTTCTATAGACTGCCTAAACAATGAAAACGTTATTTTACGTCCACAAGAGGTTACCTGCTAA
- a CDS encoding anaerobic ribonucleoside-triphosphate reductase activating protein, translating into MPRAKTLQVGGFQPLTSIDYPGELAAIVFAQGCPWRCVYCHNQGLQPTGGGTRICWQQVMDFLARRRGLLDAVVFSGGEPTAQVSLWAAIEEVKALGFKVGLHSAGIYPRRLKTLLPLIDWIGLDVKAPVDHYPLITGVNDSGNAAWQSARWVLDSGIDYQFRITVDNQWISSEQLAATQQRLAQMGSVNTVVQSGLPVV; encoded by the coding sequence ATGCCGAGAGCTAAGACACTGCAGGTGGGTGGTTTTCAGCCCTTAACCAGTATTGATTATCCCGGTGAGCTGGCGGCCATCGTGTTCGCCCAGGGTTGCCCGTGGCGCTGCGTTTATTGCCACAACCAAGGGCTGCAGCCCACCGGTGGTGGTACTAGAATTTGCTGGCAGCAAGTGATGGATTTTCTCGCCCGCCGTCGCGGATTATTGGATGCCGTGGTTTTTTCCGGGGGAGAGCCAACGGCGCAGGTCAGTCTGTGGGCGGCTATTGAAGAAGTTAAAGCTCTAGGGTTTAAAGTCGGCTTGCACAGCGCGGGGATCTACCCGCGTCGGCTTAAAACCTTGTTGCCATTAATCGACTGGATTGGTTTGGATGTGAAAGCTCCGGTCGATCATTACCCGCTTATTACCGGTGTTAACGACAGTGGTAACGCAGCCTGGCAGAGTGCTCGATGGGTTCTGGATAGCGGTATCGACTACCAGTTTCGGATTACAGTCGATAACCAGTGGATAAGCTCTGAACAGTTGGCGGCCACTCAGCAGCGTCTGGCGCAGATGGGGAGCGTTAATACGGTTGTTCAGTCGGGCCTGCCTGTGGTCTGA
- a CDS encoding HAD family hydrolase produces MKNIKLFAIDIDGVILKDTFSPVLHTLILRHGGDYTRDIERNVFSRNQIQAANYIIETLEINITAHHLIDEYFTEREAYLKHHDGGLNEDALETLALLSEFKLPILCYGGLEKHKIHKEFLPCMDFFDDYICTNSFRPGMKEIIYSAKLSPTNVLFIDDVNTVAETCKNLGTGFIGLPPSHTWGWQDSDMKRTGVVHRLSSLTQITKERILEIDIDPGKCFKPQPV; encoded by the coding sequence ATGAAAAACATCAAATTATTTGCAATTGATATTGATGGCGTAATACTCAAAGATACCTTCAGCCCTGTACTGCACACACTTATATTGCGCCACGGCGGAGATTACACCCGTGATATTGAGCGTAATGTATTTTCAAGAAACCAAATTCAGGCGGCAAATTACATAATAGAAACCCTGGAAATCAATATCACAGCACACCACCTTATAGACGAATACTTTACCGAAAGGGAAGCTTACCTCAAACATCACGATGGAGGTCTAAACGAAGACGCGCTTGAAACCTTAGCGTTGCTTTCAGAGTTCAAACTTCCCATACTCTGCTACGGAGGTCTTGAAAAGCACAAAATCCATAAGGAGTTTTTACCCTGCATGGATTTTTTTGACGACTACATTTGCACCAATAGCTTCAGACCAGGAATGAAGGAAATAATTTATAGCGCCAAACTATCGCCAACAAACGTTCTTTTTATAGACGATGTCAATACCGTTGCAGAAACCTGCAAGAATTTAGGCACGGGATTCATCGGGTTACCACCCTCTCATACCTGGGGTTGGCAGGATAGCGATATGAAGCGTACCGGAGTTGTACACCGCTTAAGTTCGCTCACACAAATAACTAAAGAACGAATACTGGAGATTGATATTGATCCTGGAAAATGCTTCAAACCACAACCTGTTTAG
- a CDS encoding cytochrome b/b6 domain-containing protein, with protein MKAWFSIISFLLLTTTLSVRGNDFHPEFSLLNTAGEIWQDGEAISQPLTCGQCHNAEFIHSSLAPYHHKAAEGGDRLKLYLGITLTNTRKKNIQCLDCHNPDRSHTLSELVNHEGEISPQTLTLTSPTSTACGNCHSLVEIGSEALSIDGQIENDNTFGLTGEIFSSQFISQSALNIANKQKLNYSFDAHAERVVSCSDCHASANNPVSPQKLDTNKQLSFDPRTLSAHDYLQQPDHNFTHAHECSSCHKVDKTHNWLPYLSRHLSKLSCESCHSNWIASPAFSNISLTGDNIKVTWRGLQDGLITGYNPWLLPNKHGKFSPFNIIEIVNEKNTFAVAKGIHHNISSEAAIKHCSACHSNTSILLRALPANPRNLNFPESFLSNLKPVPAAAGIYVLGGDTVPIVDWLGLIILIATLSSVSAHGFALYLTRRKSADRATPRIRVYMYRYYQRLWHWLQAAIIFILLITGAAIHKPWLFSWLSFGSMVELHNIFAFILFTNAALALFYHLASGEIKQFIPMPADLFVRSFEQLHFYLKGIFENAPHPFEKDPQHKLNPLQKIAYFGLLNVLLPAQMFTGLLMWGAQKWPIVSDSIGGLTLLGPLHSLLAWAFVSFLIMHIYLTTTSGPRPLSGIQSMINGWEEVEDINGSTPNE; from the coding sequence ATGAAAGCATGGTTTTCAATCATTTCCTTCCTATTACTTACCACCACTCTATCTGTGAGGGGCAACGATTTTCACCCGGAATTTTCACTGCTCAATACGGCCGGAGAAATCTGGCAAGACGGCGAAGCGATTTCACAGCCATTAACCTGCGGCCAATGCCACAATGCCGAATTTATCCATTCTTCGCTTGCCCCTTACCACCACAAAGCTGCCGAAGGTGGTGACCGCCTAAAGCTATATTTGGGTATAACGCTGACAAATACGCGTAAAAAGAACATCCAATGCCTGGACTGTCACAACCCTGACCGGAGTCACACACTTTCAGAACTGGTTAATCACGAAGGGGAAATCTCCCCCCAAACCCTAACACTTACCAGCCCAACCAGTACAGCTTGCGGCAACTGCCACAGCTTAGTAGAAATCGGAAGCGAAGCGTTGAGCATTGATGGCCAGATTGAAAATGACAATACTTTTGGATTGACCGGTGAAATTTTTTCTTCGCAATTTATCAGTCAATCAGCCCTGAACATTGCCAACAAACAGAAATTGAACTACAGCTTTGATGCTCACGCTGAGCGTGTAGTGAGTTGCAGCGACTGCCATGCTTCAGCCAACAATCCCGTCTCGCCACAAAAACTCGATACCAATAAGCAACTATCCTTCGACCCACGTACGCTTTCAGCACATGACTATCTACAACAACCCGATCATAATTTCACACACGCCCATGAATGCAGCAGCTGTCATAAAGTAGACAAAACACATAACTGGCTCCCCTATCTTAGTAGACATCTCAGCAAGCTTAGCTGCGAAAGCTGCCATAGTAATTGGATTGCCAGCCCCGCATTCTCAAATATCTCACTCACAGGAGATAATATAAAAGTGACATGGCGCGGTTTACAAGACGGTTTAATTACAGGCTATAACCCATGGTTACTTCCCAATAAACACGGTAAGTTTTCGCCCTTCAATATTATTGAAATTGTTAACGAAAAAAATACCTTTGCTGTAGCAAAAGGCATTCATCACAACATCAGCTCTGAGGCCGCCATAAAACACTGCAGCGCCTGCCACAGTAACACCTCCATATTACTAAGAGCTCTACCCGCCAATCCCAGAAACCTGAATTTTCCCGAGAGTTTTCTATCGAACCTTAAACCTGTCCCCGCTGCAGCAGGCATTTACGTACTCGGTGGAGATACCGTGCCCATTGTCGATTGGCTAGGGCTCATTATCCTAATAGCCACGCTAAGCAGCGTAAGTGCACACGGGTTCGCTCTGTATCTAACTCGCCGCAAAAGCGCTGATCGCGCTACCCCCCGTATACGCGTCTATATGTATCGTTACTACCAACGCCTGTGGCATTGGCTACAGGCAGCGATCATATTTATTCTACTGATTACAGGCGCTGCCATTCACAAGCCGTGGCTTTTTTCATGGCTGAGTTTTGGCTCAATGGTGGAGCTACACAATATTTTTGCGTTTATTTTGTTCACTAATGCTGCTCTGGCTCTTTTCTATCATTTAGCTAGTGGTGAAATAAAGCAATTTATCCCCATGCCAGCAGACTTGTTTGTCCGCAGTTTTGAGCAGCTACATTTTTATCTCAAGGGTATATTTGAAAACGCACCCCACCCATTCGAAAAGGATCCACAGCATAAGCTTAACCCATTACAAAAAATTGCGTACTTCGGTCTACTTAATGTGCTGCTGCCTGCTCAGATGTTCACCGGGTTGTTAATGTGGGGCGCACAGAAATGGCCAATAGTTTCCGATAGTATTGGCGGCTTAACATTGCTAGGCCCATTACATAGTTTGCTGGCTTGGGCATTTGTATCTTTCCTAATTATGCATATTTACCTCACCACGACTTCCGGCCCCAGACCTTTATCTGGCATTCAATCCATGATTAATGGCTGGGAAGAAGTGGAAGATATAAACGGGAGCACTCCTAATGAATAA